The following proteins are co-located in the Pyrococcus abyssi GE5 genome:
- a CDS encoding M48 metallopeptidase family protein, whose translation MLEDLLEHAKDILGYQRPVKVRIRPLKMSIARVSFKYGTITLDPAVLNLEEEEMFYILIHELAHLKAETSYHSSSFWREVEKVFPGERAKEIEDRIMTKLQRNMV comes from the coding sequence ATGTTAGAGGATCTGCTTGAGCATGCTAAGGATATTCTCGGTTACCAGAGGCCAGTTAAAGTCAGGATAAGGCCGTTAAAGATGTCCATCGCCAGGGTCTCCTTCAAGTACGGCACGATTACCCTTGATCCTGCAGTGCTCAATCTGGAGGAAGAGGAGATGTTTTACATTCTTATCCATGAACTCGCGCATTTAAAAGCCGAGACATCTTATCATTCTTCTTCCTTCTGGAGGGAAGTCGAGAAGGTGTTTCCAGGGGAGAGGGCTAAGGAGATTGAAGACAGGATAATGACGAAGCTTCAGAGAAATATGGTGTGA
- a CDS encoding type I restriction endonuclease subunit R, translating to MALIPESAVHREIKENLLRIGWEDGNEKFGIEEHEMVSKYSGLEDSLGDFVLWNVLERKIRELNRAFFDNLTEEEEEKVWGEIRSKLASSGEVEMLEYIKYGVPITVLGRHDKVILIDYDDPTNNIFFFLHEAKYPGFPENIKPDFSLFINGIPIVIIEAKAKGIIELEEVDWRRWSKVHGTEEEALTQIRKYERYSKPLFRFVQFGVAYGDKQLYTPTMPRDSGDAPASEWRYPNEDKPDIFDLLKPERLLDMLRHYTFFFKKNDGRIKVIARWNQYRAAKKIIKRIEKYLSRESEKKNGLIWQWQGSGKTFIMFFVANWFLNRYKKRNPIVFFIVDRIDLEDQHSNIFESVEDREFERHFDRIRSISELRKRIEEIIESEETGRIIPTGLYITTIQKFQYDKFKDMVRVRKVKGEEKFEAEKAVKKPEILFLIDEAHRTQYGRLAAVMRALFPRGMFFGFTGTPIFKRDRNTFQEFAYPKDGEYFLDVYFISDSIRDGFTLDIVHEVIEEEGVSIALDESKLKAFIDAYQLNDPEDVEAFLMGRKKKLKMSSRELAEELRKSRVFLESPKEIERFAEYIAKRIYDDTMGFSFKAMVVAVNREACVHFKKALDMAFKEYFCSKIEELEKDGKVEMAKHFRELCRNAERLSEVVMTYQHNETSEVIEEFKKWLKTRREFQKKDYDSINRLIVEWFQEKDYPKVLIVTDMLLTGFDAPILRVMYLYKPIFEHRLLQAVTRVNRPYPNKETGLVVDGVGLLPAVIRVKNIYEMLARQDPKVLEDFKRNFARSIDEKVEEFENKLQKVKEDLSRIGIEVDILKAFKKQGRWKELEAEMDRVRNILAPIALDFKGNEPKAVRLFNDLHEVISMYRSLGAHPAKLAYIDDMIVVGAIYSTFIRLIDFSRKKSKFWDDLLRFVHEHMEVGPMRELIKVKLSEFSGGEASFEVVARFYKLYYTAEDNIHDPFYKAILERLNRLLEEWINRNIDLKALRKQINILEGQIGEYEKKRAGKTWQESLLESVKFYVKNYLGLEGVEFKKFQRELKRLRRLNPRTVKRLSSSLLDDIMEAIKDDNLNKYRELSKEIDRLVEESIIPEVRKHVRGSA from the coding sequence ATGGCTCTGATACCTGAGTCGGCTGTTCATCGAGAGATAAAGGAGAACCTTCTCCGAATCGGCTGGGAGGACGGTAATGAGAAGTTTGGAATTGAGGAGCATGAGATGGTTTCAAAGTACAGCGGACTTGAAGACTCTCTTGGAGATTTCGTTCTCTGGAATGTTCTCGAGAGAAAGATACGTGAGCTTAACAGGGCGTTCTTTGACAACCTAACTGAGGAGGAAGAGGAAAAAGTTTGGGGAGAGATAAGGAGCAAGCTCGCATCCTCGGGCGAGGTTGAGATGTTAGAATACATAAAATATGGAGTTCCTATAACCGTCCTTGGAAGACATGACAAGGTTATTCTCATTGATTACGACGATCCGACAAACAATATCTTTTTCTTCCTCCATGAGGCGAAGTATCCAGGTTTTCCCGAGAACATCAAGCCAGACTTCAGCCTTTTCATAAACGGAATTCCTATCGTTATCATTGAGGCGAAGGCCAAGGGCATCATCGAGCTTGAGGAGGTTGATTGGAGGAGGTGGTCAAAGGTTCACGGGACGGAGGAAGAGGCCTTAACTCAGATACGGAAGTATGAACGGTACTCAAAGCCCCTCTTCCGTTTTGTCCAGTTTGGAGTGGCTTACGGTGATAAGCAGCTTTACACCCCTACAATGCCTAGGGACTCCGGAGATGCCCCTGCCTCCGAGTGGAGATATCCAAATGAAGATAAACCCGATATCTTCGATCTGCTCAAACCGGAGAGACTCCTTGATATGCTGAGGCATTACACTTTCTTTTTCAAGAAAAACGACGGGAGAATCAAGGTCATCGCGAGGTGGAACCAGTACCGGGCAGCTAAGAAAATCATCAAGCGGATTGAGAAGTACCTATCTCGGGAGAGTGAGAAGAAGAATGGCCTCATCTGGCAGTGGCAGGGAAGTGGGAAAACATTCATAATGTTTTTCGTTGCCAACTGGTTCCTCAACAGGTACAAGAAGCGAAATCCCATCGTGTTCTTTATCGTTGACAGAATCGACCTAGAAGACCAGCATTCCAACATTTTCGAGTCGGTTGAAGACAGGGAGTTCGAGCGTCACTTTGACAGAATAAGGAGTATATCTGAACTGAGAAAGCGCATCGAGGAGATTATAGAGAGTGAGGAAACAGGAAGGATCATCCCCACAGGTCTATACATAACAACCATACAAAAATTCCAATACGACAAGTTCAAGGACATGGTGAGGGTGAGGAAAGTCAAAGGTGAGGAGAAGTTTGAGGCTGAGAAGGCTGTTAAAAAGCCCGAGATCCTCTTCCTCATTGACGAGGCCCACAGAACCCAGTATGGTCGGCTTGCCGCAGTTATGAGAGCCCTTTTTCCGAGAGGTATGTTCTTTGGATTCACAGGAACGCCAATCTTCAAGAGGGACAGGAACACCTTCCAGGAGTTCGCTTATCCTAAGGATGGGGAGTACTTCCTCGACGTTTACTTCATAAGCGACTCCATTAGGGATGGCTTCACCCTCGACATAGTTCATGAGGTCATTGAGGAAGAAGGAGTCTCAATTGCTCTCGATGAGAGTAAGCTCAAGGCGTTCATTGATGCTTACCAGCTAAACGACCCTGAGGATGTCGAGGCATTCCTTATGGGACGAAAGAAGAAACTAAAGATGAGTTCGAGAGAGTTAGCCGAAGAGCTCAGGAAGTCAAGGGTATTCCTCGAAAGCCCCAAGGAAATCGAGCGCTTCGCCGAATACATTGCCAAGAGGATTTATGACGACACAATGGGTTTCAGCTTCAAGGCGATGGTCGTTGCCGTGAACAGGGAAGCCTGCGTTCACTTTAAGAAAGCTCTTGACATGGCATTTAAGGAATACTTCTGTTCCAAGATTGAGGAGCTTGAAAAGGATGGAAAAGTCGAGATGGCCAAACATTTCAGAGAGCTCTGCAGGAACGCGGAAAGGCTCTCTGAGGTAGTTATGACTTACCAGCACAACGAGACCAGCGAAGTCATTGAAGAGTTCAAGAAATGGCTCAAGACAAGGAGGGAGTTCCAGAAGAAGGACTATGACAGTATCAACAGACTCATCGTAGAATGGTTCCAGGAAAAGGATTACCCGAAGGTTTTAATCGTTACTGACATGCTTCTCACAGGCTTTGACGCGCCGATTTTGAGAGTAATGTACCTTTACAAGCCGATATTCGAACATAGGCTCCTCCAGGCGGTTACGAGAGTGAATAGACCCTATCCAAACAAGGAAACAGGGCTTGTCGTGGATGGGGTGGGTCTTTTACCTGCGGTAATTCGCGTGAAGAACATTTACGAGATGCTGGCGAGGCAGGATCCAAAGGTACTTGAAGACTTTAAGAGAAACTTTGCAAGGAGCATTGATGAAAAGGTGGAAGAGTTTGAGAACAAGCTTCAAAAGGTTAAGGAAGATCTTTCGAGAATTGGCATCGAGGTTGATATCCTAAAAGCGTTCAAGAAACAAGGTAGATGGAAGGAACTTGAGGCTGAGATGGACAGGGTTCGGAACATACTTGCACCAATTGCACTTGACTTCAAAGGGAACGAACCAAAGGCAGTAAGACTCTTTAACGACCTCCATGAGGTCATTTCAATGTATCGCTCCCTTGGAGCTCATCCAGCGAAACTTGCATACATAGATGATATGATAGTGGTTGGTGCCATATACTCAACATTTATCAGACTAATCGATTTCAGCAGAAAGAAGAGCAAATTCTGGGACGATTTGCTCCGCTTTGTCCACGAGCATATGGAAGTCGGGCCAATGAGGGAGCTCATTAAGGTAAAACTTAGCGAGTTTTCTGGCGGTGAGGCGTCCTTTGAGGTTGTTGCACGCTTTTACAAGCTGTATTACACCGCCGAGGATAACATTCATGATCCCTTCTACAAAGCTATCCTCGAGAGGCTCAACCGACTCCTTGAGGAGTGGATTAACAGGAATATTGACCTTAAGGCTCTTAGAAAGCAGATTAACATCCTCGAAGGCCAGATTGGGGAGTATGAAAAGAAAAGGGCAGGGAAAACGTGGCAGGAGTCTCTCCTCGAGTCGGTAAAGTTTTACGTGAAGAATTATCTAGGCCTTGAGGGCGTTGAGTTTAAGAAGTTTCAGAGGGAGCTTAAGCGTCTTAGAAGGCTTAACCCTAGGACGGTTAAAAGATTATCGAGTTCTCTCTTGGATGATATCATGGAGGCCATTAAAGACGACAACCTTAATAAATATCGGGAGCTTTCAAAGGAAATTGACAGACTCGTTGAGGAATCAATCATCCCAGAGGTGCGCAAGCATGTTAGAGGATCTGCTTGA
- a CDS encoding AAA family ATPase — protein MPRPKRRTPLFFDQRPRTLPEQLFGREEEVEKLFRALEAGSWVAVLGPRMVGKTSLALAGANEFAKENGYNVVLVDLRDTETFREATEKILGRLPRSILDSISEYLSSISEVSAKGAGAGLTVKLKKSAPARRALSDALFKVQDTILILDEVQGIQQGVPHFLKALGAVFNENHSLQIIFTGSYSGVVRRLFEATYSDESYGRPPISIMLTPWRESVAEDFLRTGFEKLGVPYEEWEIRDTIRNLGTLPGWLNLYGVRRYVERNHEKALKTAIREAVKEAKSELENILEGRSPKARKVVRLLAFGASWGDLIKTGISEDALSRLLGILMDELFILNKDDMGIYYFADPVYRKAAMSIPLVTEGE, from the coding sequence ATGCCAAGACCCAAGAGAAGGACACCACTCTTCTTTGACCAGAGGCCTAGAACACTGCCCGAGCAACTGTTCGGAAGGGAAGAAGAGGTGGAAAAGCTCTTCCGTGCTCTGGAAGCCGGGAGCTGGGTGGCCGTTCTCGGCCCGAGGATGGTTGGAAAAACGAGCTTGGCTTTGGCCGGGGCCAACGAGTTCGCCAAAGAAAATGGTTACAACGTTGTGCTGGTTGACCTTCGCGATACGGAAACATTTAGGGAGGCAACGGAGAAGATACTAGGCAGACTTCCAAGGTCCATTCTCGATTCGATTTCCGAATACCTTTCCAGCATTTCCGAGGTTTCCGCTAAGGGGGCCGGTGCTGGCCTAACGGTGAAGCTTAAGAAAAGCGCTCCCGCCAGAAGAGCCCTGTCCGATGCACTTTTTAAGGTTCAAGACACCATCCTAATCCTAGACGAGGTGCAAGGAATACAACAGGGTGTCCCTCATTTCCTTAAGGCCCTCGGGGCAGTCTTCAATGAGAACCATTCGCTTCAGATAATCTTCACCGGGTCGTATTCGGGGGTCGTTAGAAGGCTTTTCGAGGCAACTTACAGCGATGAGAGTTATGGAAGACCGCCCATTAGTATAATGCTCACCCCTTGGAGGGAGTCCGTTGCTGAGGACTTTCTGAGGACGGGTTTCGAGAAGCTCGGAGTGCCATATGAGGAGTGGGAGATAAGGGACACGATTAGAAACCTTGGGACTCTCCCCGGGTGGCTCAACCTTTATGGGGTTAGGCGCTACGTTGAGAGAAACCATGAGAAGGCTCTTAAAACGGCCATACGCGAGGCCGTAAAGGAGGCAAAATCCGAGCTTGAGAACATTCTCGAGGGGAGAAGTCCGAAGGCTAGAAAGGTCGTCAGACTCTTGGCATTTGGTGCTTCTTGGGGTGACTTAATAAAAACTGGGATTTCCGAGGATGCTCTCAGCAGACTACTCGGGATTTTAATGGACGAGCTCTTCATTCTAAACAAGGATGATATGGGGATTTATTATTTCGCAGATCCTGTTTACCGAAAGGCCGCCATGAGTATTCCCCTCGTGACTGAGGGTGAGTAA
- a CDS encoding restriction endonuclease subunit S codes for MELGEVARIRKKKSVRDIAEVAVIPMEKVPQDNELFAEFEIKAIEDVKSSTYCEAGDLLLAKITPSFENGKQGIVPFNVPNGFALATTEVYPIVPSENLDVFFLFYILKDKRFRKILEVRMTGTTGRQRVQKTDLLKLQIPLPPLEEQKKIAEILRSIDEAIQAVDESIARLERLKKGTMERLLTRGINHTRFKTVELNGRKVEIPEEWDVVELGEVAERRNESVNPANMGNIPFVGLEHIEPGNIRLSQWGNSSEVKSSKSKFYPGDILYGKLRPYLDKAVIADFEGICSTDIIVIKAKEDKTIPEYLIWVIHSKEFIEYAKKTMKGVNHPRTSWKSIKQFQIPLPPLEEQKKIAEILRTIDEAIEAKRAKKEKLERMKKAVMEKLLTGEVRVR; via the coding sequence GTGGAGCTTGGAGAAGTTGCCAGGATACGAAAGAAGAAATCAGTACGCGATATTGCCGAAGTTGCGGTCATCCCAATGGAAAAGGTTCCTCAGGACAATGAGCTCTTTGCAGAATTCGAAATAAAAGCGATTGAAGACGTCAAAAGCTCAACTTACTGCGAGGCTGGAGATTTGTTACTGGCTAAGATCACTCCCTCATTTGAGAACGGAAAACAAGGAATTGTACCATTTAACGTCCCTAATGGCTTTGCCCTTGCAACTACGGAGGTTTATCCCATTGTCCCCTCAGAGAACCTTGATGTATTCTTCCTCTTTTATATCCTCAAAGACAAAAGATTCAGGAAAATCTTGGAGGTTCGCATGACGGGCACAACTGGAAGACAGAGAGTCCAAAAAACCGACTTGCTCAAACTCCAAATCCCCCTCCCACCCCTCGAAGAGCAGAAGAAAATCGCCGAAATCCTCCGCTCCATTGACGAGGCAATTCAGGCCGTTGATGAGAGCATCGCCAGGCTGGAGAGGCTCAAGAAGGGGACGATGGAGAGGCTTTTAACGAGGGGCATAAACCACACCCGCTTCAAGACCGTCGAGCTGAACGGCAGGAAGGTCGAGATTCCGGAGGAGTGGGATGTTGTGGAGCTTGGAGAAGTTGCCGAGAGAAGAAATGAATCAGTAAATCCCGCAAACATGGGAAATATCCCGTTTGTGGGGCTTGAACATATTGAGCCAGGAAATATTAGGCTTTCACAATGGGGGAACTCAAGTGAAGTTAAAAGTTCGAAGTCAAAATTTTATCCTGGAGATATTCTTTATGGCAAATTGAGGCCATACTTGGACAAGGCTGTCATTGCGGACTTTGAGGGGATTTGTTCAACCGACATAATCGTGATAAAAGCTAAGGAAGATAAAACAATCCCCGAGTACCTCATTTGGGTCATTCACTCCAAAGAATTCATTGAATACGCTAAAAAGACGATGAAAGGCGTTAATCACCCAAGAACCTCATGGAAATCCATCAAACAATTCCAAATCCCCCTCCCTCCCCTCGAAGAGCAGAAGAAAATCGCCGAAATCCTCCGCACCATCGACGAGGCCATCGAGGCAAAGAGAGCCAAGAAGGAGAAGCTCGAACGCATGAAGAAAGCGGTAATGGAGAAGCTCCTCACCGGAGAGGTGCGCGTCCGCTGA
- a CDS encoding HsdM family class I SAM-dependent methyltransferase, producing the protein MPRSKTKTKNGVKNGVDEWKILEELQPWVVKRYLLIKEAFKDKEFTQEDVEKLFEEKRKELMEKGIKEPEFTTKNVGEILSILRKAGLIIARKDVYDFRRTYYRLKFPTETKISRDRLISLLKAAADQIRGGLDYKALLVFLFYKAISDRWMKMAQDLMKEGKTKTQAYILTNKRYYNLFDEDTGKLYTWHEVVKSRETIKEMANALIKISEMNEELADLKKLVEVLGLIGFIKEDNLHKLEEIVKIFNRVDFAEFDSDILGDAYEWILSYFAPQKAKEGEVYTPREVIRLLVELLDIEDGSDILDPASGSGGMLIEAYRYVKEKLKKEGFDEEPAIMLYGQELNEVTAALSKLNLILHGIQEFKIFEGADSLVNPQWEEELKRNGIEDGKVDYVIANPPWNQDGYDETRLSDRRIKHIYKYGYTSKQSADWAWVQLMLYYARRKVGIVLDTGALFRGGAEKAIRQGIVEDDLIEAIILLPEKLFYNAAAPGIIMVLNPNKPEERKGKILFINASREFRKHPEVRKLNQLADEHIRKIVDAYREFKEIEGFSRVVTLEEIRKNDYNLNVSLYVFPEDEREQIDLAKEFKEFKEIEKRERELVEKAKAYIEGILGAMDNE; encoded by the coding sequence ATGCCAAGGTCTAAGACAAAGACCAAGAACGGTGTTAAGAATGGTGTCGATGAATGGAAGATCCTCGAAGAACTTCAACCCTGGGTCGTGAAAAGATACCTCTTAATAAAAGAGGCCTTTAAAGACAAGGAATTTACCCAGGAAGACGTTGAAAAGCTCTTCGAGGAAAAGCGTAAGGAACTTATGGAGAAGGGGATCAAAGAACCGGAGTTCACAACCAAAAACGTTGGAGAGATCCTTTCAATTCTCAGAAAGGCCGGCTTGATAATAGCCAGAAAGGACGTATACGACTTTAGGAGAACGTATTATCGCCTGAAATTCCCAACTGAGACAAAAATTAGTCGTGACAGGCTTATCTCACTCCTCAAAGCAGCGGCCGACCAAATAAGGGGCGGTCTCGATTATAAGGCTTTGCTCGTGTTCCTGTTCTACAAGGCCATCAGCGACCGATGGATGAAGATGGCTCAGGATCTCATGAAAGAGGGTAAGACCAAAACCCAAGCTTACATCCTCACGAACAAGAGGTACTATAACCTCTTCGACGAGGATACTGGAAAACTTTACACCTGGCACGAGGTAGTAAAAAGCAGGGAAACCATCAAGGAGATGGCTAACGCCCTCATAAAGATCTCGGAGATGAATGAGGAGCTTGCTGACTTGAAGAAGCTCGTTGAAGTCCTTGGTCTCATCGGCTTCATCAAGGAGGACAACCTCCACAAGCTGGAGGAAATCGTCAAGATATTCAACCGCGTTGATTTTGCAGAGTTCGACAGCGACATACTTGGAGACGCTTACGAGTGGATTCTCTCGTACTTCGCCCCCCAGAAGGCCAAGGAGGGCGAGGTTTACACACCAAGAGAAGTTATAAGGCTCCTAGTTGAGCTCTTAGACATCGAGGATGGAAGCGACATTCTTGACCCTGCCAGCGGTTCGGGCGGAATGCTCATCGAGGCCTACCGTTATGTGAAGGAGAAACTCAAAAAGGAGGGCTTTGATGAGGAACCCGCAATAATGCTCTACGGCCAGGAACTCAACGAGGTCACAGCGGCGTTGTCAAAGCTCAACCTAATTCTCCACGGAATTCAGGAGTTCAAGATATTCGAAGGTGCCGACAGCCTCGTCAATCCCCAGTGGGAGGAGGAACTAAAGAGGAATGGGATCGAGGACGGGAAGGTTGATTACGTCATCGCGAATCCACCGTGGAACCAGGACGGTTACGACGAGACAAGGCTAAGCGACAGGAGGATAAAGCACATTTACAAGTACGGTTACACCTCAAAGCAGTCCGCAGACTGGGCCTGGGTTCAGCTGATGCTTTATTACGCGAGGAGGAAAGTCGGCATCGTCCTCGACACCGGTGCTCTCTTCCGCGGTGGGGCGGAGAAGGCAATAAGGCAGGGCATCGTCGAGGACGACCTTATTGAGGCGATAATCCTCCTCCCGGAGAAGCTCTTCTACAATGCCGCAGCTCCGGGAATAATAATGGTCCTCAACCCCAACAAGCCCGAGGAGAGAAAGGGGAAGATACTCTTCATCAACGCTTCAAGGGAGTTCAGAAAGCACCCCGAGGTCAGGAAGCTCAACCAGCTCGCTGATGAGCACATAAGGAAAATCGTCGACGCTTACAGGGAGTTCAAGGAGATTGAGGGCTTTTCGAGGGTGGTAACTCTTGAGGAGATAAGGAAGAACGATTACAACCTCAACGTCAGCCTCTACGTCTTCCCGGAGGACGAGAGGGAGCAGATTGACTTAGCCAAGGAGTTCAAAGAGTTCAAGGAAATCGAGAAGAGGGAGAGGGAGCTGGTCGAAAAGGCGAAGGCTTACATCGAGGGCATTCTGGGGGCGATGGACAATGAGTGA
- a CDS encoding ABC transporter ATP-binding protein, protein MADKSSLSLLKRFIKEALSERRTLAIVVVSIVGSALANLASPYILRVAIDHYIIPGRYKELGFIAMLYLLSLVAQWFFTTLQTFYTEVFGQKVLRNLRSQLHEKILQSNLDFFKTKSTGDLVSRIINDTNVVNDVLVSGLLGGLGSILSLAGIIVAMLLLDVKLTLVTLTSVPLMVIIALYFGGKMRRAYRETRQKIAKISSVVEESVAGIETIRAFGKEKDVEKEFSKVSTETIKAYLRVAIYMGIFWPLMNIASLLSVIVVIAYGGYLAYKGAVSIGVVVAFIQYAQRFRGPINNVVSMYDSLQSALAALERIYEILDDENVEDYEGISVEKLKGEIEFRNVWFEYEKGRPVLKDVNLYIPPASKVAIVGKTGAGKTTIANLIMRFYDPTKGEILYDGIDGKKISRKSLRKRIGYVPQETYLFPGTIMENILMANPEAKEEDVIRVCKELGIHDFIMKLPKGYETSAGEAGKLLSVGERQLISLARAMLKDPDIVILDEALSSVDPKTEQLVQNAMIKLMEGRTSIIIAHRLSITRFADKVIVVDDGRIVEEGSPGELLSRKGYFYKLYTSQMQEVPG, encoded by the coding sequence ATGGCGGATAAATCGTCACTCTCTCTGCTCAAAAGGTTCATTAAAGAGGCACTCTCGGAAAGGAGAACCCTAGCAATAGTTGTGGTTAGCATAGTGGGTTCAGCGTTAGCGAACCTTGCGTCTCCCTATATTTTGAGGGTTGCAATTGATCACTACATAATCCCGGGAAGGTACAAGGAGCTTGGATTCATCGCGATGCTTTACCTCCTTTCCCTCGTAGCCCAGTGGTTCTTTACAACACTCCAAACATTCTATACAGAGGTTTTCGGTCAAAAAGTTCTAAGGAACTTAAGAAGTCAGCTCCACGAGAAGATTCTACAATCTAACCTGGACTTTTTCAAGACGAAATCAACAGGTGACCTCGTTTCAAGGATAATAAACGACACCAACGTCGTTAACGACGTTCTAGTTTCAGGTCTCCTGGGAGGGCTGGGTAGTATCTTAAGCTTAGCTGGTATTATTGTGGCGATGCTATTACTGGACGTTAAGCTAACCCTCGTCACGCTAACGAGCGTTCCCTTGATGGTGATTATTGCCCTCTACTTTGGAGGCAAGATGAGAAGGGCCTACCGCGAGACGAGGCAAAAGATTGCAAAGATATCTAGCGTTGTTGAGGAGAGCGTTGCTGGAATAGAAACTATTAGAGCATTCGGAAAAGAAAAAGACGTGGAAAAGGAGTTCTCAAAGGTCTCCACAGAGACGATAAAGGCCTATTTAAGGGTGGCAATATACATGGGAATATTCTGGCCCCTGATGAACATAGCAAGCTTGCTCTCAGTTATAGTGGTTATAGCCTATGGGGGTTATCTAGCTTACAAGGGAGCAGTAAGCATAGGTGTCGTGGTTGCGTTCATTCAATACGCTCAGAGATTTAGGGGGCCCATAAACAATGTAGTTAGTATGTACGATAGTTTACAATCCGCTTTAGCGGCCCTTGAGAGGATATACGAGATTCTTGACGATGAAAACGTCGAGGATTACGAAGGAATTAGCGTCGAGAAGCTTAAGGGCGAAATAGAGTTCAGAAACGTTTGGTTCGAGTACGAGAAGGGAAGGCCAGTTCTTAAGGACGTTAACCTCTACATCCCACCGGCCTCGAAGGTAGCTATAGTTGGGAAGACTGGAGCAGGTAAAACAACGATAGCCAACCTCATAATGCGCTTCTATGATCCAACGAAGGGTGAAATTCTTTACGATGGAATTGATGGAAAGAAGATTAGTAGAAAGAGCTTAAGGAAGAGGATAGGCTACGTTCCCCAGGAAACATATCTCTTCCCTGGAACCATAATGGAGAATATCCTAATGGCAAATCCGGAGGCCAAGGAAGAGGATGTAATAAGGGTCTGCAAGGAACTTGGAATCCATGACTTCATAATGAAACTACCAAAGGGCTATGAAACATCGGCCGGAGAAGCAGGGAAGCTACTCTCTGTTGGAGAAAGGCAACTTATCTCCCTCGCCAGGGCCATGCTTAAGGACCCCGACATAGTCATCTTGGACGAAGCTCTGTCAAGCGTCGATCCGAAGACCGAGCAACTCGTTCAGAATGCTATGATAAAGCTCATGGAGGGAAGAACCAGTATAATAATCGCCCACAGACTATCGATAACCCGCTTTGCAGACAAAGTTATCGTCGTGGATGATGGAAGAATTGTGGAGGAGGGTTCTCCAGGAGAGCTTTTAAGCAGAAAGGGTTACTTTTACAAACTTTACACTTCCCAAATGCAGGAAGTTCCTGGATGA